From a single Candoia aspera isolate rCanAsp1 chromosome 2, rCanAsp1.hap2, whole genome shotgun sequence genomic region:
- the LOC134489945 gene encoding zinc finger protein ZFP2-like: protein MRWQELLELPSKWRTSDTESEQSQTQQAQMQESITTGPSESGLNADLRRQLGLILQTAGRSQVEKMLRELVKEQSQEGKHKARKKAPRSPKDEAAEENEEELQPEEDSLEKGAPPSRRSTSPDEGGASSHQCQQGPENQEPPQDSAVHQQEGNNSNSRRHLENPAVCGECGKKSLNGGGRGHSIPTPERPHQCTECGCCFRQHSILAKHQKIHTRDKPYLCMACGKRFSRSSNLAQHQRVHTGERPFPCPACGKAFTQKSDLERHQRVHTGERPYVCQDCGKRFSVSSHLDRHRRTHRHNHQEQPSAAPLLPAAHHCPDCGKCFGHRSGLSKHRKTHSGERPYPCGACGKRFSRSSNLAQHQRIHTGERPFPCGDCGKRFIQRSDLERHQRVHTGERPYTCAQCGRGFSVSSHLDRHQRVHQAQAAAVAAHRCPEHVKGVLLGSGAKPGSKSPLCGGKGRLPRSSRCLDCGKSLSKLPAQPAEPAAEKPYRCEGCGKAFAQRSALMKHQRIHTGEKPFSCGDCGKGFIQKSDLTIHRRMHTGEKPYRCEACGKCFSVSSNLLTHQRTHRGEKPYACGECGKAFIQRSELTIHQRSHTGEKPYKCSLCGKGFSRSSHLNRHRRTHGAGGERASSAGPAPCPSLAPGPHEPAAPPPAGPVFPASFPPSSPLPPPPAFPPSPSPLPLPPLELPWALPFPSRAFSHPAFPPPAPKAARAPSLIN, encoded by the exons ACACGGAGTCTGAGCAGAGCCAAACGCAACAGGCCCAGATGCAAGAGTCCATCACAACTGGCCCGAGTGAAAGCGGGCTGAATGCTGACCTCCGTCGCCAGCTGGGCCTCATCCTGCAGACAGCCGGCAGGAGCCAAGTGGAGAAGATGCTGCGGGAGCTGGTGAAGGAGCAGAGCCAGGAGGGGAAGCACAAAGCAAGGAAGAAGGCACCCAGGAGTCCCAAAGATGAAG CTGCTGAGGAGAAtgaagaagagctgcagccagaagAAGACAGCTTGGAGAAGGGGGCACCGCCATCAAGGAGGTCTACCAGCCCAGATGAGGGTGGTGCCAGCAGCCATCAGTGCCAACAGGGCCCAGAGAACCAAGAGCCTCCTCAAGACTCTGCAGTGCATCAGCAGGAAGGGAATAATTCCAACAGCCGGAGGCATCTGGAAAACCCTGCTGTGTGCGGGGAGTGTGGGAAGAAAAGCTTGAATGGTGGTGGCCGAGGCCACAGTATCCCCACACCAGAGAGACCACACCAATGTACTGAGTGTGGATGCTGCTTCCGGCAACACTCGATCCTGGCCAAACACCAAAAGATCCACACCAGGGATAAGCCCTACCTCTGCATGGCCTGTGGCAAGCGGTTCAGCCGCAGCTCCAACCTGGCACAGCACCAGCGGGTGCACACAGGGGAACGTCCCTTTCCCTGCCCAGCCTGCGGCAAGGCGTTCACCCAGAAATCGGACCTGGAGCGTCACCAGCGGGTGCACACAGGGGAGCGGCCCTATGTCTGCCAGGACTGTGGGAAGCGCTTCTCGGTCAGCTCCCACCTTGACCGACACAGGCGCACCCACCGGCACAACCATCAGGAGCAGCCTTCTGCAGCCCCCCTACTCCCAGCTGCCCACCACTGTCCTGACTGTGGGAAATGTTTCGGGCACCGCTCTGGTCTCTCTAAGCACCGAAAGACCCATTCCGGGGAGCGCCCGTACCCCTGCGGCGCCTGTGGCAAGCGGTTCAGCCGCAGCTCCAACCTGGCGCAGCACCAGCGCATCCACACAGGGGAGCGCCCGTTCCCTTGCGGGGACTGCGGGAAGCGGTTCATCCAGCGCTCCGACCTGGAGCGCCACCAACGCGTGCACACCGGAGAGCGCCCCTACACCTGCGCGCAGTGCGGCCGGGGCTTCTCCGTGAGCTCCCATCTCGACCGGCACCAGAGAGTTCACCAGGCCCAAGCGGCGGCCGTCGCCGCCCACCGTTGCCCCGAACACGTTAAAGGCGTCCTCCTCGGCAGCGGGGCCAAGCCGGGCTCGAAATCCCCGCTGTGCGGCGGCAAAGGGCGCCTCCCGCGCAGCAGCCGCTGCTTGGACTGCGGGAAGAGCCTGAGCAAACTGCCGGCTCAGCCCGCGGAGCCCGCGGCGGAGAAGCCCTACCGGTGCGAGGGCTGCGGGAAGGCCTTCGCCCAGCGCTCGGCGCTGATGAAGCACCAGCggatccacaccggggagaagcccTTCTCCTGCGGGGACTGCGGCAAGGGCTTCATCCAGAAGTCGGACCTGACCATCCACCGGCGCATGCACACCGGGGAGAAGCCGTACCGCTGCGAGGCCTGCGGCAAGTGCTTCAGCGTCAGCTCCAACCTGCTGACTCACCAGCGCACCCACCGGGGGGAGAAGCCCTACGCCTGCGGGGAGTGCGGCAAGGCCTTCATCCAGCGCTCGGAGCTGACCATCCACCAGCGCAGccacaccggggagaagcccTACAAATGCAGCCTCTGCGGCAAGGGCTTCAGCCGCAGCTCCCACCTGAACCGCCACCGGCGCACCCACGGCGCGGGCGGCGAGCGGGCCTCCTCGGCTGGGCCGGCCCCCTGCCCGTCGCTCGCCCCCGGCCCCCACGAGCCCGCCGCTCCTCCGCCCGCCGGCCCGGTCTTCCCCGCCTCCTTTCCGCCCtccagccccctccctcccccgccgGCCTTCCCTCCCTCGCCCtcccctcttcccctccctcctctggAGCTGCCTTGGGCCCTCCCCTTCCCATCCCGGGCTTTCTCCCACCCAGCCTTCCCGCCTCCTGCCCCAAAGGCAGCCCGGGCGCCTTCTCTCATCAACTGA